From the genome of Haloplanus natans DSM 17983:
GAGGATGTTGATGGTACTTAGTGGATTGTGTCCGCTACATACGGCTGTCTCCCCGTCCTCCTGCGCTACTCGCTCCCACTGGTCGCTGTGTTGCTACTTGAGGGCGGGGATTTAGCCTGCAAAAGTTAAAATCCCCAGTTCGTCCAGATTGCAGGGTAGACAGAGCTGTCGACAGAAGCTCGTCATACTGGCGTATATCCCGATAGTGTTCCACTCTCTCCGAACAACTCATCAATACTGTCGGTACGCATACCCGCATCAACAGCGAAGCGGACGAGCTGTCGCCGAAGCCACGCGCATACTTGTACGAACGGGTAGTAAAATCGGCTATGACGGATGAGAATGAGCCGGTCCAGCATTGCACGGTGGGTGAGCCGGTGAATCTTCCGACAGCACTCGAGACAGCCGCAATCGAGTATCTCGACGTCGACGACCAGCGGACGATCGTGATCTATCAGCAGGCGATTCTGATGGTTATCGCCAGTAAGGGACAGGCAACGGCAGCGCGAGAATTTGCAGTCGAACTCTGGGAAGAGCCACCGGACGGCCTTCCTTGCGACCCCGATGATCTCATCACAGCATTCCTCGATGAACTACTGGCACCAACCGATGCAGTTCGCACTGGGTTCGAATGACAACAGGATTCCGAAGACCATGACTGAGACAGCCACCACAGACCGTTTCGTCATTGAGGTGAGCCGTGTCGGGACCGTCGATCATATCGTCGATCTGGAAGCCGACCCAGCAAGCGGGCCGTCGTATTCATTTCGACGGGAGTTACCGGGCGAGAAGCTGTGTAATCGAAGCACGCGCTCACCCGCAAGCGAGCACATCGACCTACAGGACTACGCCGACTGGAAAGCGTTCGATAAAACTGCCTTTGAGGGTGATGCACCCGACGAGGTGTGTTCGTATTGCTGGAACGAGGTAGTAGAGAGAATCGAGAGAGTAGAACAACACGCGAGCGGGGACATAGGTGAACGCCTCGGAACAGTCGGGTATCGCTTGCGATGGAAGCAGAAGGGCCGGGCCCGCGAAGAGTGGTACGACACCGTCGTCCGACCCAAGACGACGATGGCAGAACTCGACGCACTTGTCTGCCGGTTCACGACGCTCGATGATCTCCATCTTCGCATGTACGGACTCGAAGACGAGTACCTCGACTCAACACTCAACGTTATCCCAGACCTCCAGTTCGCTGAAGTCGACGATCCCTCATACAGGAAGGCAAGCGAGATGACGATTGCCGATATCGCCGAACGCGCAGCACTCTGGAAGGGGGACCGGCTCAGCATGGTCTACGATTTTGGAACCCCCTCACACTACTACTGCATCGTCAAGGAGGTGTACGATCCACGGCAGATCGAGAAACTCCTCGAAGAACGTGACCCGACCGTAGCGACCGAGACAGCCGCGATTATCGACGAGAAACGACCCTTGTAATGGCCACGATCGAACAGTTGCCCCGCTCTTTTTCACCGGACTCCTCGAACACTCGACCAATGGCCGACTGCCCGTACTGCGAGCAATCCTTCGCGGACGAATCCGAGATCCGCAAGCATCTCTATGAAGCCCACGAGTACGACGAACTGGGTCGGATCGACACCAAGCGGGTTGACCAGTACATCGACGATCACGACCTCGAAGAAAGCGACGACGATACCACCGGTGCGCAGCAAGACACAGACGAAGCGGTACATATGTCCCTGGGGTCCGACCGCAATGCGGGTGAGCGGTGGGAGTTACATGACGTACAAGCACTATCGACGGAGGAAATTCGGGACAAGCTTGCCGAGCACGGTATCGATACGACTGAGGAGTCGTTCCGTGACCGTGCGGCCGAGGTTGACTCCGCGATGGCACTCGCCGACCAGTGGGAAACCGACCACGACGTCGACGCGTCGGGGTACGATCGGGATTTCATCTGGATGGCAGCTGAAGTCCTCTGGAGCCGGTGGGCACCCGATCTCCCCTATCAGGAGCAGATCTACGACCTGGTACAGGAAGGTCGAGAACTCCGGGAGCAGGGGAACGACGCCGAAGCTTGCCAGCGGTGGCTGACTGCCTGGGAGACCATTATCGCCGTCACGCCCGACGACATCACGACACTCGAGGCCGCTGACGATCACCTCCCGAATGTGCTCTCGTTCGAACCATTCCTGCGGTCGGTCGACAACGACCTTGCCACCCTGGCAGCGGACGATCCGACCTATCACGAGCGACGTCTCGAATTCTGTCGGGAGGTCTGTACCCGGTTTCCGGATGCACCTGCCGAGCTACTCCTTGATTTCCGCCACTTCATCGCTGATTCGCTGACAGAGCTGGGACGACTGGACGAAAGCAGAAACGAGTTCGAGACGCTCATTCGAGACTATCCCGAAGATCCCTGGGCGTACAAGAAACTCGCAGATAGCTACTGGCAGGATGACGCTGACGAGCCAACAGTCGAAGAGTTGGAACGCGCTGCCAAACTGTACCAGCAGGCTCTAGACGCCGAAGGTACCCTCGAACAGCCATCAGCCGTCTCTGACCGGATCGACGAACTCGAACGCCGATTGGCTAACATGGACACGTCCGAGGCACAAGAAGAATAGAGGTCTCTATGGACTGATTCTGTTCCTCGCTGCTGGGCTGGAGTGGGCTGTTCTTGAGGAGGTCAAGGAATCGGCGATGAATGTGGATTCCTAACCGCTCTGGTTCGCCTGGTAGTAGTGGCAGGAATCGGTGAAGAAGCACTTGTCGCAGACCGGGACCTTCGGCTGGCAGACCATGGCGGCGAAATCCAGGATCGCGAGATTGTACCTGCGAGCATCGTCCGCTGGAAGGACGGCGGCAGCGAATGACCAAGTATCTTCACCACGGTAATCGAACTCCTTGTCGAAGATCCGATTGTACACGCGGACCACGTTCGCGTCGACGATCGGTCGGGGCTCGTGATAAGCGAAGCACAGGGTAGCGTTCGCCGCATACCGACCGACGTATGGAAGCTCCAAGAGGTCTTGGAAATCTTGGGGTACGCCAGAGTCCCGAAGTTCTTGGCCGATCTTGATCAGGGCGTTACTCCGCTGATTCTGGAATCCGAGCGAATAGATGATGTTCCCAAGACGGTCCCGGTCCGCTTCCGCGAGGTCGTTGAGAGAGGGATAGGTTGTGAGAAGTTCGATATAGATGGATTCAACCTTCTCAGCAGCTGTCTTCTGGAGAAGGATCTCTGCGACCAAGACCTCGTACGGGTCGGTCGTGTCCCGCCAAGGGAATGACCGCAGGTTGTCCTCCGCCCAGTTAAGCAGGTCTGCACGGAAGTGTTCGACCGTTTGTCTGTGCTTCACTGCTGTTTTATTGGTGGCTGGAGTAAATGAAAGTTCTCTATCAGGTGCCTCGGTACGTCAAATCCCGCATTCAATCGTTCAGATGTATTTCCGGAAGTAGGTATTTCCGAGAGGAGGAATTGAGGCCGTCCAGCAGGACTTCCTCAACCGACTTGATACCACGCGGTCCGCGGTACTTAGATGTCTCGAACGAGCAATCGAGGAACGGCAGTCGGGTACTGTTGCAGTGGAGCGACTCGTCGAACGGAATCGCGTCTCCAAGCCATTGGAAGGCTATACGCAGAATACGCTGAACGTGGCGGTATTGAAACGGGCTTGCGATCAAGACCTCGCTGTCCACCCCGGACAGGACATCAAGTACGTAGTGGTCGACGACGAGAAAACCTTGCGAGAACGGGTCGCGTTGACCCACGAAGAGATCAAGTCGTACGATCGCTCGTACTACGAGACACAACTGATCCGAACTGTCGAAAGCATACTCCCGCAATTTGTCTGGGATCGGAACGATATCCGACGAGAACTCAACGGAACACGTGTCGTCGGTATCATGGACTGGATCTGACGAACCCCCTCCCCCCTTTTTCGAGTTGTAAACTCGTGATGCCGGAGAGGGGGTGAACAGCAAGAGGGACTGCAAAACAGCCGATTATGGCAGATATACGCGATAGAGAGGCTGAGTGTTTCATCTTCTAACTTGTAACTAGAAATGCGAAAGTTTATATTGTACATTACCTTACCAAAACTGCACTAGAGATAAAGAAAACAAATCGTCTAGCTGGAGCTAGACGATTGAGATATCTGGAGCAGATGACCTCTTCATCTCGTCCGTGATTCTGATCCCGTGTAATATCACGTCTCATCGCCTCTACGCCAACTTCTGTTAACTCAACGCTCGTTATATGGCGTCTGGTGTGGCCTATTCCCATCGGCTTACAACTCGAAAAAGGGGGGAGAGGGTACAACATTCGAGATCACCAAATCAGCTTCATCAGCTACCATATCTGGAACCTGGTATTACTCTCATTCGTGAACGGGTCCTACGAGCGTCGTTCTTTCGCTACTATTCTGGTGCTTACTACTCGAAAACGGGGAGTGTGAGTAAGACCGTATCACCCAGAGCATCATTCACATAATTCAGATTATGTGGATTTTGCTTCGAGACTCACTTCGACTCGCTCCTCCTTACAACACGAAAATGGGGTAGGTGGGTGAGAGCATCGAATCAGGTGTGTTACGTGAGTGCGAGGAGAAAGCCCCGCCCTTCGGGGCGGGGATGAATCCGACACGCTCATGCCACTCGCTCTCGTACAGTGGCCTACCGGAGTTCCCTCGCCGGGACACACCGGCTTCGCCGGTACAGACGCTTTGCGTCCACGTCCCACGGGGTAACAAATCCGACACCAGTCCACGGCGTAACACCTCAGGTGACGCGAACCGTGGTACCCAGTCGGCTGAATACCCGATCGTGGAGGGGCGAACGGTATTCGCCCCGTCGAAGCGTCCGGCACGTCCGGGTGGGAAGGCCGCTTTGACACGGCTAAACGCACTGCAAAGCACGCCCTTGGTAATAACTGGGCGGCGACCCCCGACGTGGGACGCGAAAGCGTACTTCGCCACCGAGGAAACGTGCAACCTCGAACTCCCCTTCGGGGAATCCTCGCCCTTCAGGGCGGGGAGGATGTCAAGATGCGAACCAACTCCGTAGTATTCTCCACAACCGGCAGGACGCCTTCAAACCAGACTCACTTGCCGATGACGTCGTTCCGCTTGTTGCTGCGTTCGGATCCCAAACGCACGGGGATGCGCGGAAAGCGATTGACCTCCTCAGATGGGCTGGCGAATTAGCTGAGCGGCATGGAGCTGACACCGTCACCGAGTCTGATGTCCGTGAAGCTCAAGAGAAATACACCGAAAACCGCAAACTCCGCCATATCAGCGGTATTTCGACTCAAAAGAAACTCTCCATCTACGCCGTGGCGGCGACGGCCAACTACGCAAGAGAACATCCTGAGTGGATCCCTGCTGGACCTGCGTTCAAGACGTACCAATTTATTGCTGATACGATGGACGCAGACCAGTACAGTCGCGAGACGTTCGTAAATCACGTCACCGAGCAGAGTACATACGGTGTGTTGGACTTCGAGCGTCGAGGCAAGGGGCGAGGCAGAGGAGTACATATGTATTTCTCTCTCTCCGAGGATCCGGAAACGATCATGGAGACGATCCGTGAGGATTCCCGGTTCGAAGATCTAGCTCACGAAGAGGCGACTATCAGCGCGGTTGTCCGCGAACGGCTGAAGCAGTTCCGGAGTAAGAACTAATCTCGCCCGTATTCTCCCCGCACTTACTTCTCGAAAACGGGGGGTGTTCGTATCCCGCGCGATGCGTTACAACTCGAAAATGGGGGTGTCAGTCGTCGGGATTTCTCGTTACTACTCGAAAACGGGGGGTGGGTGAGCCAAGTGATTCGACGTGCCGGGCTATCTGCTGTCCTATCTCCTTTCCCTCTCCCATTTACAACTCGAAAACGGGGGGGTTCCTACGAGTTCTTTGCCGTCGATATCATCGATCATGGGGAGACCGTGGGGGAAACGACGGTAACACGGGGAGGGGGGCTGAGTGGGGTTTACTCGTCCGGACTGACCGGTCCTTTGTACTTTGACGTCACTTTATCCCCCTCCCTCCACTGCCAGTAGTAGTAGCGGTTGTCGTTGATCTCCTTGATCGTGATCGTTGCCTTCGACGGGACGTCGTCCGGGAGGTCGTCGGGCCGCTCGTCGATCTCGTCGTCCTCCGACTCCTCCTCGAGGCGGGCCTCGCGAGCTTTGTGCTCGGCCAGTTCCTCGGCGTAGCGGGCAACGTGCTGGAGCTGGTCTGGGGAGTATCCGTTGAGCGTATCGACAATGTCTGTCGGGAGTTCCGCCGGCGGCGTCGGTAGCTCGTAGGACATCAGCGGTCGCCTCGTGTTAACCAACAAAGTGCGTATCGGCATAGATTTGTTGGTTAATCAGGTATCGGCTCGTCACGGGCTGAAGAGTATGAATAGCAAACTATTCGGGAATAGAACGTTCCATTAGATGTGGTTGGGACGAAGCGCATTCTCGTATTTGACCATCTTCTCGGGTTTATCGCCGATGGTGTCGTAGATCTGCTGGAGCGACTCTTCAGCGGCGAGCAGGTTGTGGTCGTTGAGGAACTCCCGACCCTCTTCGGTGAGACCGTAGAACTTCCAGGGGTAGCCCTGTCGGCGCTGGTCGTCGTCTAGGGCGACCTCCTTCACGATGCCCTCGTCGATCAGCTTCTGGATGTGCTTGTAGACAGTGGCGTCACTCACGCTGGGGTTGAGCTCCTCGAGTTCGTACATCGAGGGGAGCTGCTCGGGGTGCTGGAGGATGTTGTTGATCAGCGCGAACCGCGTTTGCTGAGTGACGAAATGGATGAGTTCCCGTGGTGCCGTGTTCTCACCGTTCCCAAGGCTATCGTCCATATCCGGGTGTTCAACCGAGCACGTCAAAGTAGTTTACTCCAGAGTAAACTACTGTGCAGAAGCGACTGAGGAGCAAGATAGGACCTACGCCTGTGGTGGAAGCTGACCATCTGGACGTGGAACCTGCCCCTGTTTGATTTCGTGGTCGACGCGACGCATATGTTTACAGCCACCGTCTGGAGCGCGCTGCTGCCAATCGGGACAGGTACAGGATTGCCCGATGATATCGACTTCGTATCGATTTCCGGACGCCGCTTCGACTTCGTATCGACCACCCTTGGCGAGTAGGGAGACGGTCATCGCTTCCTCGACAGCGCGTTTCGTTCGTGGCTCGAGATCCTCAGCCGAGGTGGAGCCGTCCGATACGAGCATTCGGTCGCGAACGTCTCCCGCCTGTCCGCCGTCTGGAGCGACAGCGCCGCCCGTCTCCTGAATCCGGCTTTCCAAGAGTGCTTCCGCAAGGTTCCCCTCCGGCCAGAGAAAGTGGACTTCTCGTCGCTCTCGATGATCGTAGGAGCCACAGGCAGCGGCACTCCCTTCCCAGACTCGCCAGGCCCCCAGCGCGGCCATCACGGTGAGGATGACCCGGGGAACTGTTGTCCGTTCCTCAGGGTAGAACACTCGAAACCGCGTACAGTCGTCCTGTGGCGGTACTGTGTCCCACCACTCGACGTCGGACCCCCAGCTGTCGTACATCGCTTGATCCTGGCCGTATCCGACCGTCACGCTATCGACCTGCGGGACCTCCTCGGGGATCGAGTTGGCATCGCCTTCGAGGAGTCGGAGTACCGCGTACCGGAGATACTCGTGTGCAGGGGAGTTCGTGGTTTGGGCGACCTGGTCGTACTGCTCTGCGACTCGCTCCGCTTCCGTTAGAACGGCTCTGAGATGTCGCTCTGTCATGATTCGGTGAGGCTGGAATGCGCCTCCGCCCCTCGGCGGGCGCTCAAAAACGTAACCAACGCACCAGCCAGAGATCCCGAATTGTTGGTTAATCACCAGAGCTCCAGATGCGACTCCCATCGGGTATCAACACCGACATCGGCCGTTGTCTACGACGAACCCTGTTGGGCGATCGCCGTATCCAATCGATTCCAGACCATTTCGAACGCCGGCGGATCACCGGTCAGGTCCGGCAGCGTGGTCTCCCACTGGTGGCGGATCGTCTCTTGTTGCTCGTCCGGGAGTCCGTCGTTCAGATCAACGGTGAGCCCATCGTGTTTGCACTTCGCGTCGAAGGCGGGCCCCACGTTGGCAAAGTTGATTGCGACCGAATCGGTCTCGAGCAGCTGATAGAGGTCGTAGTAGTCGCGAGCGGCCCCGCGCTGGTAGATCGCTCGGAGCTTTTCGGCGAAGATCTCCTCGACGCTGTACGCCTGGAGGTCGAATTCGGGCACGTCTTCGTACGCGTGCGTGTGC
Proteins encoded in this window:
- a CDS encoding tetratricopeptide repeat protein, coding for MADCPYCEQSFADESEIRKHLYEAHEYDELGRIDTKRVDQYIDDHDLEESDDDTTGAQQDTDEAVHMSLGSDRNAGERWELHDVQALSTEEIRDKLAEHGIDTTEESFRDRAAEVDSAMALADQWETDHDVDASGYDRDFIWMAAEVLWSRWAPDLPYQEQIYDLVQEGRELREQGNDAEACQRWLTAWETIIAVTPDDITTLEAADDHLPNVLSFEPFLRSVDNDLATLAADDPTYHERRLEFCREVCTRFPDAPAELLLDFRHFIADSLTELGRLDESRNEFETLIRDYPEDPWAYKKLADSYWQDDADEPTVEELERAAKLYQQALDAEGTLEQPSAVSDRIDELERRLANMDTSEAQEE
- a CDS encoding Cdc6/Cdc18 family protein, which translates into the protein MLHNRQDAFKPDSLADDVVPLVAAFGSQTHGDARKAIDLLRWAGELAERHGADTVTESDVREAQEKYTENRKLRHISGISTQKKLSIYAVAATANYAREHPEWIPAGPAFKTYQFIADTMDADQYSRETFVNHVTEQSTYGVLDFERRGKGRGRGVHMYFSLSEDPETIMETIREDSRFEDLAHEEATISAVVRERLKQFRSKN
- a CDS encoding helix-turn-helix domain-containing protein — its product is MDDSLGNGENTAPRELIHFVTQQTRFALINNILQHPEQLPSMYELEELNPSVSDATVYKHIQKLIDEGIVKEVALDDDQRRQGYPWKFYGLTEEGREFLNDHNLLAAEESLQQIYDTIGDKPEKMVKYENALRPNHI
- a CDS encoding HhH-GPD family protein gives rise to the protein MKHRQTVEHFRADLLNWAEDNLRSFPWRDTTDPYEVLVAEILLQKTAAEKVESIYIELLTTYPSLNDLAEADRDRLGNIIYSLGFQNQRSNALIKIGQELRDSGVPQDFQDLLELPYVGRYAANATLCFAYHEPRPIVDANVVRVYNRIFDKEFDYRGEDTWSFAAAVLPADDARRYNLAILDFAAMVCQPKVPVCDKCFFTDSCHYYQANQSG